One genomic window of Pseudomonas aeruginosa includes the following:
- the queD gene encoding 6-carboxytetrahydropterin synthase QueD yields MELFKEFTFESAHRLPHVPEGHKCGRLHGHSFRVAIHIEGEVDPHTGWIRDFAEIKAIFKPIYEQLDHNYLNDIPGLENPTSENLCRWIWQQLKPLLPELSKVRVHETCTSGCEYRGD; encoded by the coding sequence GTGGAACTCTTCAAAGAATTCACCTTCGAATCCGCCCATCGCCTGCCCCACGTCCCCGAAGGCCACAAATGCGGGCGCCTGCACGGCCACTCGTTCCGTGTCGCCATCCACATCGAAGGCGAGGTCGATCCGCATACCGGCTGGATCCGCGACTTCGCGGAAATCAAGGCGATCTTCAAGCCGATCTACGAGCAACTCGACCACAATTATCTGAACGATATTCCAGGCCTGGAAAACCCCACCAGCGAAAACCTCTGCCGCTGGATCTGGCAACAACTCAAGCCGCTGTTGCCGGAACTCTCCAAGGTCCGCGTCCACGAAACTTGCACCAGCGGTTGCGAATATCGGGGCGATTGA
- the norR gene encoding nitric oxide reductase transcriptional regulator NorR yields MTTNPLLATLIPLVADLSRDLPEDERYRRLLQALRDLLPCDATALLRLDGEYLIPLAVDGLSPDTLGRRFRVGEHPRLEALLERRGPTRFPADCGLPDPYDGLVEGLHGHLEIHDCLGCPLYLDDQPWGLLTLDTLDPSRFASADLDTLEAFASLAAATVKASERMRDLTRRAEDEHQRAEAYLEAAGERPREMIGQSAAHKALLEEIRLVANSDLSVLITGETGVGKELVAQSIHRHSMRSGKPMISLNCAALPETLVESELFGHVRGAFSGAVNERRGKFELADGGSLFLDEVGELPLAVQAKLLRVLQSGQLQRVGSDREHRVDVRLIAATNRDLAEEVRAGRFRADLYHRLSVYPLRVPPLRERGRDILLLAGYFLEENRPRLGLRSLRLDHEAQAALLDYRWPGNVRELEHLVGRASLKALGHNPERSRIVTLHRQDLDLPAETPAPPRSVVEPAPAAPTTGHSLRAATDAYQRHLIQDCLARHQGSWASAARELGLDRANLARLARRLQLR; encoded by the coding sequence ATGACCACCAATCCCTTGCTTGCCACCCTGATCCCGCTGGTTGCCGACCTGTCCCGCGACCTGCCGGAAGACGAACGCTACCGCCGCCTGCTCCAGGCCCTGCGCGACCTGCTGCCCTGCGACGCCACCGCGCTGCTGCGCCTGGACGGCGAATACCTGATCCCGCTGGCGGTGGACGGCCTCAGCCCGGACACCCTCGGCCGGCGCTTCCGGGTCGGCGAACATCCGCGCCTCGAGGCCCTCCTGGAGCGCCGCGGGCCGACCCGCTTCCCCGCCGACTGCGGCCTGCCCGATCCCTACGACGGTCTGGTGGAAGGCCTCCACGGCCACCTGGAAATCCATGATTGCCTGGGCTGTCCGCTGTACCTCGACGACCAGCCCTGGGGCTTGCTGACCCTGGATACCCTCGATCCGTCGCGCTTCGCCAGCGCCGACCTGGATACCCTGGAGGCCTTCGCCAGCCTCGCCGCCGCCACGGTCAAGGCCAGCGAGCGGATGCGCGACCTGACCCGCCGCGCCGAGGACGAGCACCAGCGCGCCGAGGCCTATCTCGAAGCCGCTGGCGAGCGGCCACGGGAAATGATCGGCCAGAGCGCCGCGCACAAGGCGCTGCTGGAAGAAATCCGCCTGGTCGCCAACAGCGACCTGAGCGTACTGATCACCGGCGAGACCGGGGTCGGCAAGGAACTGGTGGCGCAATCCATCCACCGGCATTCCATGCGCAGCGGCAAGCCGATGATCAGTCTCAACTGCGCCGCGCTGCCCGAGACCCTGGTGGAAAGCGAATTGTTCGGCCATGTGCGCGGCGCCTTCTCCGGCGCGGTCAACGAACGGCGCGGCAAGTTCGAACTGGCCGACGGCGGCAGCCTGTTCCTCGACGAGGTCGGCGAGTTGCCGCTGGCGGTGCAGGCCAAGCTGCTCCGCGTGCTGCAGAGCGGGCAGTTGCAGCGGGTCGGCTCCGATCGCGAGCACCGCGTCGACGTACGCCTGATCGCAGCCACCAACCGCGACCTGGCCGAGGAAGTGCGTGCCGGGCGCTTCCGCGCCGATCTCTACCATCGCCTCAGCGTCTATCCCTTGCGCGTGCCGCCGCTGCGCGAGCGCGGCCGCGATATCCTCCTGCTGGCCGGCTACTTCCTCGAGGAAAACCGACCGCGCCTGGGACTGCGCAGCCTGCGCCTGGACCACGAGGCCCAGGCCGCGCTCCTCGACTATCGCTGGCCGGGCAACGTGCGCGAACTCGAGCACCTGGTCGGCCGCGCCTCGCTCAAGGCCCTCGGCCACAATCCGGAGCGGTCGCGGATCGTCACCCTGCATCGGCAGGATCTCGACCTGCCCGCGGAAACCCCCGCGCCACCTCGCAGCGTGGTCGAGCCCGCGCCCGCCGCGCCAACGACCGGTCACTCGTTGCGCGCGGCCACCGACGCCTACCAACGCCACCTTATCCAGGACTGCCTGGCCCGTCACCAGGGAAGCTGGGCCTCGGCTGCACGCGAGCTGGGCCTGGATCGCGCCAACCTGGCGCGCCTGGCGCGCCGCCTGCAACTCAGGTAA
- the hmpA gene encoding NO-inducible flavohemoprotein: MLSNAQRALIKATVPLLETGGEALITHFYRTMLGEYPEVRPLFNQAHQASGDQPRALANGVLMYARHIDQLQELGPLVAKVVNKHVSLQVLPEHYPIVGTCLLRAIREVLGEQIATDEVLEAWGAAYQQLADLLIEAEESVYAASAQADGGWRGVRRFRVARKQAESEEITSFYLEPVDGQPLLAFQPGQYIGLRLDIDGEEVRRNYSLSAASNGREYRISVKREAGGRVSNYLHDRVAEGDELDLFPPAGDFVLRDSDKPLVLITAGVGITPALAMLQEALPQARPIRFIHCARHGGVHAFRDWIEDVSAQHEQVEHFFCYSEPRAGDSADAEGLLSREKLADWLPQERDLDAYFLGPRPFMAQVKRHLADLGVPSQQCHYEFFGPAAALDA, translated from the coding sequence ATGTTGTCCAATGCCCAACGTGCCCTCATCAAAGCCACCGTACCGCTGCTGGAGACCGGCGGTGAAGCGCTGATCACCCATTTCTACCGCACCATGCTCGGCGAGTACCCCGAGGTTCGCCCGCTGTTCAACCAGGCCCACCAGGCCAGCGGCGACCAGCCGCGGGCGCTGGCCAATGGCGTGCTGATGTACGCCAGGCACATCGACCAGTTGCAGGAACTCGGCCCGCTGGTGGCCAAGGTGGTGAACAAGCATGTCTCCCTGCAGGTGCTGCCCGAACACTATCCGATCGTCGGCACTTGCCTGTTGCGGGCGATCCGCGAGGTCCTCGGCGAACAGATCGCCACCGACGAAGTCCTCGAAGCCTGGGGCGCGGCCTACCAGCAACTGGCCGACCTGCTGATCGAGGCCGAGGAGTCGGTGTATGCCGCCAGCGCCCAGGCCGATGGCGGCTGGCGCGGCGTGCGGCGCTTCCGCGTGGCACGCAAGCAGGCGGAGAGCGAGGAAATCACCTCGTTCTACCTGGAGCCGGTGGACGGCCAGCCGCTGCTGGCGTTCCAGCCGGGACAGTACATCGGCCTGCGGCTGGACATCGACGGCGAGGAAGTGCGCCGCAACTATTCGCTTTCCGCTGCCAGCAACGGCCGCGAATACCGCATCAGCGTCAAGCGCGAGGCGGGTGGACGGGTCTCCAATTACCTGCATGACCGGGTCGCCGAGGGCGACGAGCTGGATCTGTTTCCGCCGGCTGGCGATTTCGTCCTGCGTGACAGCGACAAGCCGCTGGTGCTGATCACCGCCGGCGTCGGCATCACCCCGGCCCTGGCCATGTTGCAGGAAGCGCTGCCGCAGGCGCGGCCGATCCGCTTCATCCATTGCGCCCGGCATGGCGGCGTGCATGCCTTCCGCGACTGGATCGAAGACGTGTCGGCGCAGCACGAGCAGGTCGAGCACTTCTTCTGCTACAGCGAACCGCGCGCCGGCGACAGTGCCGACGCCGAGGGATTGCTGAGCCGCGAGAAACTGGCCGACTGGTTGCCGCAGGAGCGCGACCTGGACGCCTACTTCCTCGGACCCCGGCCTTTCATGGCGCAGGTCAAGCGCCACCTGGCCGACCTCGGCGTACCCTCGCAGCAATGCCACTACGAGTTCTTCGGTCCGGCCGCCGCGCTGGACGCCTGA
- the ppyR gene encoding psl/pyoverdine operon transcriptional regulator PpyR — translation MNALFDCPRRVLRIGHGLLAAGLALLVAGVIAAYFLDRYLNMPALVFSHALVILGPTLLKIGYVMRLSALFRMRRPGWEVCCASA, via the coding sequence ATGAACGCTCTGTTCGATTGTCCACGGCGGGTGCTGCGGATCGGTCACGGGCTGCTGGCGGCCGGCCTGGCGCTGCTCGTCGCCGGCGTGATCGCCGCCTATTTCCTCGACCGCTACCTGAACATGCCGGCGCTGGTGTTTTCCCATGCGCTGGTGATCCTCGGCCCGACCCTGTTGAAGATTGGCTACGTGATGCGCCTGAGCGCGCTGTTCCGCATGCGTCGACCCGGTTGGGAGGTCTGCTGTGCAAGTGCTTGA
- a CDS encoding NnrS family protein, with translation MQVLDRSRLMAIPPIWRLGFRPFFLGGALFAVLAIALWLAALAGLWSGWQPVGGWLAWHRHEMLFGFGVAIIAGFLLTAVQTWTGVPGLQGKPLALLAGLWLAARLAWLFDAPLALLLVLQLSFLPLLAWAIGRSLWRVRQKRNYPVVGLLLLLTLADALVLLGLFEGNDDWQRRASIAALWLIAGMMNLIGGRVIPFFTQRGLGRQQQVPAIAWLDNGILLGCVLVALLTAAGVTTQPTPWLAGLFAALGGAQLWRLWRWRDRGIWQVPLLWSLHLAYFWIAVAPLGMALWSLGLALAPSQALHALAVGGMGGLILAMLARVTLGHTGRALQPPAAMPWAFALLNLGCAARVFLPSLLPANWALPLAGGLWALAFLLFAWFYAPMLCRPRVDGHPG, from the coding sequence GTGCAAGTGCTTGATCGTTCCAGGCTGATGGCCATACCGCCGATCTGGCGCCTGGGCTTCCGCCCGTTCTTCCTCGGCGGCGCGCTGTTCGCGGTCCTCGCCATCGCGCTCTGGCTGGCGGCGCTGGCCGGGCTCTGGAGCGGCTGGCAACCGGTCGGTGGCTGGCTGGCCTGGCATCGTCACGAAATGCTCTTCGGTTTCGGCGTGGCGATCATCGCCGGCTTCCTGTTGACCGCCGTGCAGACATGGACCGGCGTACCCGGCCTGCAGGGCAAACCCCTGGCCCTGCTCGCCGGGCTCTGGCTGGCGGCGCGCCTGGCCTGGCTATTCGATGCGCCGCTGGCGCTGCTGCTGGTGCTGCAACTGAGCTTCCTGCCGCTATTGGCCTGGGCTATCGGTCGCAGCCTGTGGCGGGTGCGGCAGAAGCGCAATTACCCGGTGGTGGGCCTGTTGCTGCTGTTGACCCTGGCCGACGCCCTGGTCCTGCTCGGCCTGTTCGAGGGCAACGACGACTGGCAACGGCGTGCCTCCATCGCCGCGCTATGGCTGATCGCCGGGATGATGAACCTGATCGGCGGGCGGGTGATCCCGTTCTTCACCCAGCGCGGTCTCGGCCGTCAGCAGCAGGTGCCGGCGATCGCCTGGCTGGACAATGGCATCCTGCTGGGCTGCGTGCTGGTGGCGCTGCTCACCGCCGCGGGCGTCACGACGCAGCCGACGCCCTGGCTTGCAGGACTGTTCGCCGCCCTCGGTGGTGCGCAACTGTGGCGCCTGTGGCGTTGGCGCGATCGCGGCATCTGGCAGGTGCCGCTGCTCTGGTCTCTGCACCTGGCATATTTCTGGATCGCCGTGGCGCCGCTTGGCATGGCGCTCTGGAGCCTGGGCCTGGCGCTGGCGCCGAGCCAGGCGCTGCACGCGCTGGCGGTGGGCGGCATGGGCGGGTTGATCCTGGCGATGCTGGCACGGGTCACTCTCGGCCATACCGGTCGCGCGCTGCAACCGCCGGCAGCGATGCCCTGGGCTTTCGCTCTGCTCAATCTCGGCTGCGCGGCGCGGGTGTTCCTGCCCAGCCTGTTGCCGGCGAACTGGGCGCTGCCCCTGGCAGGCGGACTGTGGGCTTTGGCGTTCCTGCTGTTCGCCTGGTTCTATGCGCCGATGCTGTGTCGTCCGCGGGTCGACGGCCATCCCGGTTGA
- a CDS encoding DUF5329 domain-containing protein codes for MLSFVEDSGCTFIRNGSEYPAAEARAHLQKKLDYLERKDLVASSEDFIERAATQSSLSGKPYQVRCATQTRNSADWLNQELRRLRQAP; via the coding sequence TTGCTGAGCTTTGTTGAAGACAGCGGCTGCACCTTCATCCGCAACGGCAGCGAATACCCGGCCGCGGAAGCCCGCGCCCACCTGCAGAAGAAGCTCGACTACCTGGAGCGCAAGGACCTGGTCGCCAGCAGCGAGGACTTCATCGAGCGCGCCGCGACCCAGAGCAGCCTCAGCGGCAAGCCCTACCAGGTGCGCTGCGCCACGCAGACGCGCAACTCCGCCGACTGGCTGAACCAGGAGCTGCGGCGTCTGCGGCAAGCCCCCTGA
- a CDS encoding PepSY domain-containing protein: MKKLTALFAATAIALTAGLAQARDLGPDEALKLRDAGTIKSFEELNKNAIAKHPGSSVHDTELEEEYGRYIYQVELRDPQGVKWDLELDAATGAVLKDHQDD, from the coding sequence ATGAAGAAACTGACTGCCCTGTTCGCCGCCACCGCCATCGCCCTGACTGCCGGCCTGGCCCAGGCCCGCGACCTCGGCCCGGACGAGGCGCTGAAGCTGCGTGACGCCGGGACCATCAAGTCCTTCGAAGAGCTGAACAAGAACGCCATCGCCAAGCATCCCGGCTCGAGCGTCCACGATACCGAGCTGGAAGAGGAATACGGCCGCTACATCTACCAGGTCGAGTTGCGCGACCCGCAGGGCGTGAAATGGGACCTGGAGCTGGATGCCGCTACCGGCGCCGTGCTCAAGGACCACCAGGACGACTGA
- a CDS encoding PepSY domain-containing protein: MKWLMRYAGIVALVLAVISLEAMARDLDQDEVLRLRQDGVIQPLESLMQEALGRYPGARLLEVELEEEDDVYVYEVELLTRDGVVRELELDARNGRILKDEEDD; the protein is encoded by the coding sequence ATGAAGTGGCTCATGCGCTACGCCGGGATCGTCGCACTGGTCCTGGCGGTCATCAGCCTCGAAGCGATGGCGCGCGACCTGGACCAGGACGAGGTCCTGCGCCTGCGCCAGGACGGCGTGATACAGCCGCTCGAATCCCTCATGCAGGAAGCCCTGGGGCGTTACCCCGGGGCGCGCCTGCTGGAGGTCGAGCTGGAAGAGGAAGACGACGTGTATGTCTACGAGGTGGAGTTGCTCACCCGCGACGGCGTCGTGCGTGAACTGGAACTGGATGCCCGCAACGGCCGCATCCTGAAGGACGAGGAAGACGACTGA
- the carR gene encoding two-component system response regulator CarR, whose product MRLLLVEDHVPLADELMASLTRQGYAVDWLADGRDAAVQGASEPYDLIILDLGLPGRPGLEILQEWRGLGLATPVLILTARGSWAERIDGLKAGADDYLTKPFHPEELALRIQALLRRAHGLANQSQLEAAGLRLDEQRQCVCLNGADVDLTAAEFRLLRYFMLHPGQVLSKGHLAEHLYDGETERDSNVIEVHVNHLRRKLGREVIETRRGQGYRYAGVAAG is encoded by the coding sequence ATGCGGTTGCTGCTGGTTGAGGATCACGTTCCCCTGGCCGACGAACTGATGGCCAGCCTGACCCGCCAGGGCTACGCGGTGGACTGGCTGGCCGACGGCCGCGACGCGGCGGTGCAGGGCGCCAGCGAACCCTACGACCTGATCATCCTCGACCTCGGCCTGCCCGGGCGTCCCGGCCTGGAGATACTCCAGGAGTGGCGTGGGCTGGGACTCGCGACTCCGGTGCTGATCCTCACCGCGCGCGGTTCCTGGGCCGAACGCATCGATGGGCTCAAGGCCGGTGCCGACGACTACCTGACCAAGCCGTTCCATCCGGAAGAGTTGGCCTTGCGCATCCAGGCCCTGTTGCGCCGCGCCCATGGGCTGGCCAACCAGAGCCAGCTGGAGGCCGCTGGGCTGCGCCTGGACGAGCAGCGCCAGTGCGTGTGCCTGAACGGCGCCGACGTCGACCTGACCGCCGCCGAATTCCGCCTGCTGCGCTATTTCATGCTGCACCCCGGCCAGGTCCTGTCCAAGGGGCACCTGGCCGAGCATCTGTACGACGGCGAGACCGAACGCGATTCCAACGTCATCGAGGTCCACGTCAACCACCTGCGGCGCAAGCTCGGCCGCGAGGTGATCGAGACCCGCCGTGGCCAGGGCTACCGCTACGCCGGGGTGGCCGCCGGATGA
- the carS gene encoding two-component system sensor histidine kinase CarS, giving the protein MRSIQRRLSVGLFAVLLVVGLVLAQTGLWLFDQGLRRYFAGNLREEAENLLVAMVRGPNGMQLDEQRLNPAFQRPYSGRYFVIELEKDTWRSRSLWDSELEVPHKKGLVQGLVDGPEEQRLLVFRGHYKRMGQKLRIVVAQDYTPILESFARVQWMGLGAGALALLLVLLLQRLTVRRSLRPLEEVRLQIAQLQQGQRSQLDNQAPEELEPLVEQINHLLAHTEETLKRSRNALGNLGHALKTPLAVLVSLAEREEMARQPELQQVLREQLEQIQQRLGRELGKARLVGEALPGAHFDCAEELPSLCDTLRLIHGPHLQVSWSAPPGLRLPWDREDLLEMLGNLLDNACKWADSEVRLTVAQGEGMVRLKVDDDGPGILPDQRQAVLERGTRLDEQVSGHGLGLGIARDIAEACGGRLSLEDSPLGGLRVSVELPLQKSGRAARA; this is encoded by the coding sequence ATGAGGTCGATCCAGCGGCGCCTGAGCGTCGGCCTGTTCGCGGTGCTGCTGGTGGTCGGGCTGGTCCTCGCGCAGACCGGCCTGTGGCTGTTCGACCAGGGCCTGCGGCGCTATTTCGCCGGCAATCTGCGCGAGGAGGCGGAGAACCTGCTGGTGGCCATGGTGCGCGGGCCGAACGGCATGCAACTGGACGAGCAACGCCTCAACCCGGCGTTCCAGCGCCCGTATTCCGGGCGCTATTTCGTCATCGAGCTGGAAAAGGACACCTGGCGCTCACGCTCCCTGTGGGACAGCGAGCTGGAAGTGCCGCACAAGAAAGGGCTGGTGCAGGGCCTGGTCGATGGGCCCGAGGAGCAGCGACTGCTGGTGTTCCGCGGCCACTACAAGCGCATGGGCCAGAAGCTGCGGATCGTGGTGGCGCAGGACTATACGCCGATCCTGGAAAGCTTCGCCCGTGTGCAGTGGATGGGTCTGGGCGCCGGCGCCCTGGCGCTGCTCCTGGTATTGCTGTTGCAGCGCCTGACCGTGCGTCGTTCGCTGCGTCCGCTGGAGGAGGTGCGCCTGCAGATCGCCCAGCTGCAGCAGGGCCAGCGCAGCCAACTGGACAACCAGGCTCCCGAGGAACTGGAGCCGCTGGTGGAGCAGATCAACCACCTGCTGGCGCACACCGAGGAGACCCTGAAGCGTTCGCGCAACGCCCTGGGCAACCTCGGTCACGCCCTGAAGACGCCGCTGGCGGTGCTGGTCAGCCTCGCCGAGCGCGAGGAGATGGCGCGCCAGCCGGAGTTGCAACAGGTCCTGCGCGAACAGCTGGAACAGATCCAGCAGCGCCTCGGTCGCGAGTTGGGCAAGGCGCGCCTGGTCGGCGAAGCCCTGCCTGGCGCACATTTCGATTGCGCCGAGGAGTTGCCGTCGCTGTGCGACACCCTGCGCCTGATCCACGGCCCGCACCTGCAGGTGAGCTGGAGCGCGCCACCGGGGCTGCGCCTGCCATGGGACCGCGAGGACCTGCTGGAGATGCTCGGCAATCTGCTGGACAACGCCTGCAAGTGGGCCGATAGCGAAGTCCGCCTGACTGTCGCGCAGGGCGAGGGCATGGTCCGCCTGAAGGTCGACGATGACGGCCCCGGCATCCTCCCCGACCAGCGCCAGGCGGTGCTCGAGCGGGGTACCCGGCTCGACGAGCAGGTCAGCGGCCATGGCCTGGGCCTGGGCATCGCGCGCGACATCGCCGAGGCCTGCGGTGGCCGCCTGAGTCTCGAGGACAGCCCGCTGGGCGGCCTGCGGGTGAGCGTCGAGTTGCCGTTGCAGAAGAGCGGCCGCGCCGCCAGGGCTTAA
- a CDS encoding methyl-accepting chemotaxis protein translates to MFLRRLSIQWKITLLAGLCLLGVVALLVGLSVYRMQHSSVLVKSASTQMLDESARLRLEARGELQALRIQRYFMDAFQYGKGFSRQILFLRDQAQKRFLDAYDLREDLTRQVRTALAANPEVLGLYVVFEPNALDGKDELFVDQPALGSNDKGRFSLYWAQATPGQLESESMIESELADTSSGPSGAAYNAWYTCPKESGQPCVLDPYFDKVGERQLLMTSIAFPLELDGKVIGVMGLDINLSNLQALSEQGNRELYDGVGQVGILSPAGLFAGNSRDAGLLGKNLAKADPQHAGELLQLLAAGKSRLFNENDDLKVLQPLQPIPGAKPWGVLLEVPKSALLGPALALERQLDDMRREGTWVELGLGLGAAVLGLLVLWLSARGVTRPILGVAHMLRDIASGEGDLTQRLPHTGRDELGELAGWFNRFLDKLQPIIRDVKVSVRDARSTADQSAAISSQTSAGMQQQFREIDQVATASHEMTATAQDVARSAAQAADAARGADQATRDGLALIDRTTQSIDSLAANLTSAMGQVEQLASSSEEIGSVLEVIRAIAEQTNLLALNAAIEAARAGDAGRGFAVVADEVRNLARRTQDSVEQIRGVIEGLQQGTRDVVDAMHGSHRQAQGSVEQVDEAVAALQRIGEAVTVINDMNLQIASAAEEQSSVAEEINRNVAAIRDVTESLSSQAEESAQVSQSLNRLANHQQGLMEQFKA, encoded by the coding sequence ATGTTCCTTCGCCGCCTGTCCATCCAATGGAAGATCACCCTGCTGGCAGGCCTCTGCCTGCTCGGCGTGGTCGCCTTGCTGGTCGGCCTTTCGGTCTACCGCATGCAGCACAGCAGCGTGCTGGTGAAAAGCGCCAGTACGCAGATGCTCGACGAATCGGCGCGCCTGCGCCTGGAAGCCCGCGGGGAATTGCAGGCGTTACGCATCCAGCGCTATTTCATGGATGCCTTCCAGTACGGCAAGGGCTTCTCCCGGCAGATCCTGTTCCTCCGCGACCAGGCGCAGAAGCGCTTCCTCGATGCCTACGACCTGCGCGAAGACCTGACCCGCCAGGTGCGCACCGCGCTCGCCGCCAATCCCGAGGTGCTCGGCCTGTACGTGGTCTTCGAACCCAATGCGCTGGACGGCAAGGACGAACTGTTCGTCGACCAGCCCGCCCTGGGCAGCAACGACAAGGGACGCTTCTCCCTGTACTGGGCGCAGGCCACGCCGGGACAGCTGGAATCCGAGTCGATGATCGAGTCCGAACTCGCCGACACCAGCAGCGGGCCCAGCGGCGCGGCCTACAACGCCTGGTACACCTGCCCGAAGGAAAGCGGGCAACCCTGCGTGCTCGATCCTTACTTCGACAAGGTCGGCGAACGCCAACTGCTGATGACCAGCATCGCCTTTCCCCTCGAACTGGATGGCAAGGTGATCGGCGTGATGGGCCTGGACATCAACCTGAGCAACCTGCAGGCGCTCAGCGAACAGGGCAACCGCGAACTCTACGACGGCGTCGGCCAGGTCGGCATCCTCAGCCCCGCCGGGCTGTTCGCCGGCAACAGCCGCGACGCCGGCCTGCTCGGCAAGAACCTGGCCAAGGCGGATCCGCAGCACGCCGGCGAACTCCTGCAACTGCTGGCCGCCGGCAAGAGCCGGTTGTTCAACGAGAACGACGACCTCAAGGTGCTGCAACCGTTGCAGCCGATTCCCGGCGCCAAGCCCTGGGGCGTGCTCCTCGAAGTGCCGAAGAGCGCCCTGCTCGGCCCGGCCCTGGCGCTGGAGCGGCAACTGGACGACATGCGTCGCGAAGGCACCTGGGTCGAACTGGGCCTCGGCCTCGGCGCCGCGGTGCTCGGCCTGCTGGTGCTGTGGCTGAGCGCCCGCGGCGTGACCCGGCCGATCCTCGGCGTCGCCCACATGCTGCGCGACATCGCCAGCGGCGAAGGCGACCTGACCCAGCGTCTGCCGCACACCGGGCGCGACGAGCTGGGCGAACTGGCCGGTTGGTTCAACCGTTTTCTCGACAAGCTGCAGCCGATCATCCGCGACGTGAAGGTCTCGGTGCGCGATGCGCGCAGTACCGCCGACCAGTCGGCGGCGATTTCCAGCCAGACCAGCGCCGGCATGCAGCAGCAGTTCCGCGAGATCGACCAGGTCGCCACCGCATCCCACGAGATGACCGCCACTGCCCAGGACGTCGCCCGTAGCGCCGCCCAGGCCGCCGACGCCGCGCGCGGTGCCGACCAGGCGACCCGCGACGGCCTGGCGCTGATCGACCGCACCACCCAGAGCATCGACAGCCTGGCCGCCAACCTGACCAGCGCCATGGGCCAGGTCGAGCAACTGGCCAGCAGCAGCGAGGAAATCGGTTCGGTGCTGGAAGTGATCCGCGCCATCGCCGAGCAGACCAACCTGCTGGCGCTCAACGCGGCCATCGAGGCGGCCCGCGCCGGCGACGCCGGCCGCGGCTTCGCGGTGGTCGCCGACGAAGTGCGCAACCTCGCCCGGCGCACCCAGGACTCGGTGGAACAGATCCGCGGGGTGATCGAAGGCCTGCAACAGGGCACCCGCGACGTGGTCGACGCCATGCATGGCAGCCATCGCCAGGCCCAGGGCAGCGTCGAGCAGGTGGATGAAGCGGTGGCCGCGCTGCAACGGATCGGCGAGGCGGTGACGGTGATCAACGACATGAACCTGCAGATTGCCAGCGCCGCCGAGGAACAGAGCTCGGTAGCCGAGGAGATCAACCGCAATGTCGCGGCGATCCGTGACGTCACCGAGTCGCTGTCGAGCCAGGCCGAGGAATCGGCCCAGGTCAGTCAGTCGCTGAACCGCCTGGCCAACCACCAGCAGGGCCTGATGGAACAGTTCAAGGCCTGA